In Thauera sp. JM12B12, one DNA window encodes the following:
- a CDS encoding IS630 family transposase — protein sequence MEKIDARKLPPEALEHIRRQAFLLRKQGYTWTHIAEVCGVHVGTVLKWARRAQADDLDAVIKGGQRGRRHGSGRTLTLVQEEQLRLKIIGSNPAQLQLEFALWNRRAVMLAIKQLFGIDMPIRTVGEYLRRWGFTPQRPVKRALEQDPARLKAWLEDEYPKIVARAKTEDAEIYWGDETAIRQDSHWVRGYSMAGLTPELRLPAGRHGSTSMISAITNQGLVRFSFFEGAIDAERFIVFLKDLIQDAQRKVFLIVDNLRVHRANRVREWAAENTEKIELFYLPPYAPELNPDEHLNRDLKTTIRSGRIARTAAALLEKARTCMERIAAMPDRVRSYFSHEYVRYAQ from the coding sequence ATGGAAAAGATCGATGCCCGCAAGCTTCCGCCCGAAGCCCTGGAACACATTCGTCGCCAAGCATTTTTACTGCGCAAGCAAGGCTACACATGGACGCACATCGCTGAAGTGTGTGGGGTTCATGTCGGTACCGTTTTGAAATGGGCGCGGCGCGCCCAGGCTGACGACCTCGACGCCGTCATCAAGGGCGGGCAACGTGGTCGGCGCCATGGCTCGGGGCGAACTTTGACGCTGGTTCAAGAGGAGCAACTGCGTTTGAAGATCATCGGCTCGAACCCCGCCCAACTGCAGCTCGAGTTTGCGCTGTGGAATCGTCGCGCGGTCATGCTCGCCATCAAGCAGCTCTTTGGCATCGACATGCCCATTCGCACCGTCGGCGAGTACCTTCGACGGTGGGGTTTCACGCCGCAGCGGCCGGTCAAGCGTGCGCTTGAGCAGGATCCGGCCCGGCTCAAGGCGTGGCTTGAGGACGAGTATCCGAAGATCGTTGCGCGCGCCAAGACTGAGGATGCCGAGATCTACTGGGGTGACGAGACCGCCATTCGCCAGGACTCGCACTGGGTGCGCGGCTACTCGATGGCGGGGCTGACGCCTGAGCTTCGACTGCCGGCCGGTCGCCACGGATCGACATCGATGATCTCGGCGATCACCAACCAGGGCTTGGTGCGCTTCTCGTTCTTCGAGGGCGCCATCGATGCGGAGCGCTTCATCGTGTTCTTGAAGGACCTGATTCAGGATGCGCAGCGTAAAGTGTTCCTGATCGTCGACAACTTGCGCGTGCACCGCGCCAACCGTGTCCGCGAGTGGGCTGCCGAAAACACCGAGAAGATCGAGCTGTTTTACCTGCCGCCGTACGCGCCTGAGCTCAACCCCGATGAGCACCTGAACCGGGATCTGAAAACGACGATACGCTCCGGGCGGATTGCCAGGACCGCCGCCGCACTTCTCGAGAAGGCGCGTACGTGCATGGAACGCATCGCTGCGATGCCGGATCGTGTGCGGTCGTATTTCAGCCATGAGTACGTTCGGTACGCTCAGTAA
- a CDS encoding tyrosine-type recombinase/integrase: METREHPHREAWNKGKLVGQKAPLKPKDIWAIRIHLQNAHEVRDLAMFNLAIDSKLRGCDLVSLRVRDVTHGNQVLSRAMVVQRKTQRPVQFELTEPTRTAVAAWIAKAGLRAEDFLFPSRLHDSPHVSTRQYARIVEHWVVAAGLDPSAYGTHSMRRTKATLIYKRTKNLRAVQLLLGHSKLESTVRYLGIEVDDALEISEQIEI, encoded by the coding sequence ATGGAAACCCGAGAACATCCGCATCGGGAAGCCTGGAACAAGGGGAAGCTGGTGGGCCAGAAGGCACCCCTCAAACCCAAGGACATCTGGGCCATCCGTATTCATCTGCAGAACGCGCACGAAGTGCGCGACCTCGCCATGTTCAACCTCGCGATCGATAGCAAGCTCCGAGGGTGTGACCTCGTCAGCCTGCGGGTGCGCGACGTGACCCATGGAAACCAGGTGCTCTCACGCGCCATGGTCGTGCAGCGGAAAACGCAGCGGCCTGTGCAGTTCGAACTGACCGAGCCCACGCGGACGGCTGTGGCTGCCTGGATCGCAAAGGCCGGCCTGAGGGCGGAGGACTTCCTCTTTCCGAGCCGCCTGCACGACTCACCGCATGTCTCTACCCGTCAGTACGCGAGGATCGTCGAGCACTGGGTGGTGGCCGCCGGCCTCGATCCGTCCGCCTACGGTACGCACTCGATGCGACGCACAAAGGCGACATTGATCTACAAGCGCACGAAGAACCTGAGGGCCGTTCAACTCCTACTGGGTCACTCCAAGCTGGAGTCGACAGTGCGGTACTTGGGCATCGAGGTCGATGATGCCTTGGAGATCTCCGAGCAGATTGAGATCTGA
- a CDS encoding IS1634 family transposase, whose amino-acid sequence MHVKLTTSGGRRYVQLVESYRDEAGRVKKRTVATLGRAEQVDGSLDAVINGLLKITGREPMGAKPPAPTVSFESARALGNVWALTELWKSLGFSELRRVFRRTRRTTDVEALIRLMVLNRLCDPESKLGVLRWVQTVALPDFGPKAVTHQQLLRSLDALMDHQDEVDAVVAGLLRPLIDQDLSVVFYDLTTIRSEGLSQQAGDVRQYGMAKEGLIARQFMLGVVQTAEGLPIYHEVFDGNTAETRTLLPTLTQVLERFPSVQRLVLVADRGLLSLDNLEALKAVRLASGKPLEFIVAVPGRRYNEFIELLEPFHEAQCAGATQEVISEHTWNDLRLVVAHDPATAATKTEQRNERVDALIRQADQWSGKLTEQDEGVKHRGRKLSDSGAKARFYHAVSEAHLSRIIKVDLSEELFSYHIDDKAKRLAEMMDGKLLLVTNAEGLAAQSVIQRYKSLADIERGFKVLKSEIEIGPVYHRLPERIRAHASICFMALILHRVMRSRLKAANAGYTPERALEQLQRIQHHRVRLNGGEPVAGVSTLSTEQNEVLHALGIEKPAAPEQLALL is encoded by the coding sequence ATGCACGTCAAGCTCACCACCTCCGGAGGCCGCCGCTACGTCCAACTCGTCGAGTCCTATCGCGACGAGGCGGGACGAGTGAAGAAGCGCACCGTCGCCACGCTCGGCCGCGCCGAACAGGTCGATGGGTCGCTCGACGCGGTCATCAACGGCCTGCTGAAGATCACCGGTCGCGAACCGATGGGCGCCAAGCCGCCGGCGCCCACGGTGTCGTTCGAGTCCGCGCGGGCACTCGGTAACGTGTGGGCGCTGACCGAGCTGTGGAAGTCGCTGGGCTTCTCGGAGCTGCGGCGGGTATTTCGCCGTACGCGCCGCACCACGGACGTGGAAGCGCTGATCCGGCTGATGGTGCTCAACCGCCTGTGCGACCCTGAATCCAAACTCGGCGTGCTGCGCTGGGTGCAGACGGTGGCGCTGCCCGACTTCGGGCCGAAGGCGGTCACGCACCAGCAGTTGCTGCGCAGCCTCGATGCGCTGATGGATCATCAGGACGAGGTCGATGCGGTGGTCGCCGGGCTGCTTCGCCCGCTGATCGATCAGGATCTCTCGGTGGTCTTCTACGACCTCACGACGATCCGAAGCGAAGGACTCAGCCAGCAGGCCGGCGACGTGCGCCAGTACGGCATGGCCAAGGAGGGGCTGATTGCCCGCCAGTTCATGCTGGGTGTGGTGCAGACCGCCGAAGGGCTGCCGATCTACCACGAGGTGTTCGACGGCAACACGGCCGAGACGCGCACCCTGCTGCCCACGCTCACCCAGGTGCTCGAGCGCTTCCCGTCGGTGCAGCGCCTGGTGCTGGTGGCCGACCGGGGGCTGCTCAGCCTGGACAATCTCGAAGCGCTGAAGGCCGTGCGCTTGGCCAGCGGCAAGCCGCTCGAATTCATCGTCGCCGTGCCCGGTCGGCGCTACAACGAGTTCATCGAGCTGCTCGAACCCTTCCACGAAGCGCAGTGCGCTGGCGCCACGCAGGAGGTCATCTCGGAGCACACCTGGAACGACCTTCGGTTGGTGGTCGCGCACGATCCCGCGACGGCCGCAACCAAGACCGAGCAGCGCAATGAGCGTGTCGACGCGCTGATCCGCCAGGCGGACCAATGGTCGGGCAAGCTCACCGAGCAGGATGAAGGCGTGAAGCACCGAGGGCGCAAGCTCTCGGACAGCGGCGCCAAGGCGCGCTTCTACCACGCGGTCAGCGAAGCGCACCTGTCGCGCATCATCAAGGTGGATCTGAGCGAGGAGCTCTTCAGCTACCACATCGACGACAAGGCGAAGCGTCTTGCCGAAATGATGGACGGCAAGCTGCTGCTGGTCACCAACGCCGAGGGCCTCGCCGCGCAGAGCGTGATTCAGCGTTACAAGTCGCTCGCCGATATCGAGCGCGGTTTCAAGGTGCTCAAGTCCGAGATCGAGATCGGCCCGGTGTATCACCGCCTGCCCGAGCGGATCCGCGCGCACGCGTCGATCTGCTTCATGGCGCTGATCCTTCACCGGGTGATGCGCAGTCGCCTGAAGGCGGCCAATGCGGGCTACACGCCCGAGCGGGCGCTCGAGCAACTGCAGCGCATCCAGCATCACCGCGTGCGCCTGAACGGCGGCGAGCCGGTGGCGGGGGTGTCGACGCTCAGCACGGAACAGAACGAGGTGCTTCATGCATTGGGGATAGAAAAACCAGCGGCGCCGGAGCAGTTGGCGCTGTTGTAG
- a CDS encoding IS5 family transposase, with product MKQTTFASLAFERKKKQTRRERFLAEMEKVVPWAALLAVIEPHYPTTGRRGRPPMPLATMLRIYFMQQWYALSDPAMEDALYEVESMRRFAGLDLTDDAMPDETTILKFRHLLEKHALTGQMMNIINDTLEQRGLLLKGGTMVDATIIHAPPSTKNRDKQRDPEMHQTKKGNQWYFGMKVHVGADVNSGLVHTVSVTPANVSDINQLPHLVREDDRAVFGDKGYVNNKLKRLVRKAGLFWGVSLKASKQHPLTEANKRFNHKMSSIRARVEHVFRVIKRQFGYTKVRYKGIAKNAAQVFSLIGLTNLYLARRALMN from the coding sequence ATGAAGCAAACGACCTTCGCCTCGCTGGCTTTCGAGCGGAAGAAGAAACAGACGCGCCGGGAGCGCTTCCTGGCCGAGATGGAGAAGGTCGTGCCTTGGGCAGCGCTGCTGGCAGTAATCGAGCCGCACTACCCGACGACGGGCCGACGCGGGCGTCCGCCGATGCCGCTTGCGACGATGCTGCGGATCTACTTCATGCAGCAGTGGTACGCGCTGTCGGATCCGGCGATGGAAGATGCGCTCTACGAGGTCGAGTCGATGCGCCGCTTTGCTGGGCTGGACCTCACCGACGACGCGATGCCCGACGAGACGACGATCCTCAAGTTCCGCCACCTGCTCGAGAAGCATGCGCTGACCGGGCAGATGATGAACATCATCAACGACACCCTTGAACAGCGCGGGCTGCTTCTCAAGGGCGGCACGATGGTCGACGCCACGATCATCCATGCGCCCCCCTCGACGAAGAACCGGGACAAGCAGCGCGACCCCGAGATGCATCAGACCAAGAAGGGCAACCAGTGGTACTTCGGCATGAAGGTCCACGTGGGTGCCGACGTCAATTCCGGGCTCGTGCATACCGTATCCGTGACGCCTGCCAACGTCTCGGACATCAACCAGTTGCCGCACCTGGTGCGTGAAGATGACCGGGCGGTGTTCGGCGACAAGGGCTACGTGAACAACAAGCTCAAGCGTCTGGTCCGCAAGGCGGGCCTGTTCTGGGGCGTCTCGCTCAAGGCCAGCAAGCAGCACCCGCTGACCGAGGCGAACAAGCGCTTCAACCACAAGATGTCCTCGATCCGTGCTCGGGTCGAGCACGTGTTTCGCGTCATCAAGCGCCAGTTCGGCTACACGAAGGTGCGCTACAAGGGGATCGCGAAGAACGCCGCCCAGGTGTTCTCGCTGATCGGTTTGACCAACCTTTACTTGGCGAGGCGCGCCTTGATGAATTGA
- a CDS encoding GNAT family N-acetyltransferase, with translation MSLTIPLNDSLDDPEVVELYNANAWSSAEKPRQLLAALRNFHALVTARLEGRLVGLGNAISDGHLVMYFPHMLMHPEFQRQDVGRAMMGALTEKYEVFHQKMLTAHGKAVEFYNGMGASGRAEPSQCGVTRAMTTGLREPKMPTLPSRESLIN, from the coding sequence GTGTCATTGACCATACCTCTGAACGACTCTCTTGATGACCCTGAGGTTGTCGAGCTCTACAACGCAAACGCTTGGTCGTCTGCTGAGAAGCCACGTCAGCTCCTTGCGGCACTTCGGAACTTCCATGCGCTGGTTACCGCTCGACTGGAAGGTCGCTTAGTCGGTCTAGGAAATGCGATCTCGGATGGACACTTGGTGATGTACTTTCCGCACATGCTTATGCACCCCGAGTTTCAACGGCAAGACGTCGGACGAGCGATGATGGGCGCACTGACGGAGAAGTACGAGGTGTTCCATCAGAAGATGCTTACTGCGCATGGAAAGGCCGTGGAGTTCTACAATGGGATGGGTGCCAGCGGGCGGGCAGAACCGAGCCAATGTGGGGTTACGCGGGCAATGACCACTGGGCTTCGCGAACCGAAGATGCCTACCCTTCCTTCTAGGGAATCCCTGATCAATTGA
- a CDS encoding TIR domain-containing protein, which translates to MSNIFLSHSSADEREAVALKQWLADNGWNDVFLDVDPQRGLAAGERWQEALRRAADRCEAVVFIVSPAWAKSKWCLAEFLLAKSLHKLIFGVVLKDVPIGELPTEMTAEWQLCRLVGEGSSETIRFTYREATDQIGFLAQGLLRLRNGLHKAGLSADFFPWPPKDDPQRAPYRGLEPLEASDAAVFFGRDVEILRGLDALRGMRDAGDKHLFIILGASGAGKSSFLRAGLLPRLARDDRHFYPLAPIRPEHEPLFGERGLAHALHRALAELKLPAINLGDIKAQLRQGPAVLAGLLRQLQDALCARLLGLPEGASPPTLVLPVDQAEELFNPDASDEARDFLRVIGSALRENGVAPPIIVAFTIRSDRYEPLQTAPELAGIQSVVFDDLKPMPPTRFREVILGPALRASAEGKRLTVEHELVERLVGECTEGGDALPLLGLTLARLFRDYGGDGDLRLDEYRAMGGLEDIVKTEAEFVLSADEAIRKQQLELLHSAFIPWLATINPQNDQPMRRLARRADLPGGAHPLIDALAKKRLLLTDRRNGVTVIEVAHEALLRQWDVLTTWLEAEREDLKDADVLERADQAWKKSGRKDAWLMEGERLAIAEALAAKPGFSKRLDECQEFLLASRWREKAKHDEEERHRRAELEAAQQLAEEQKMRAAIEAQARLDAEANAAGLRTGRRKLIWALVSVALAAVVAVGMFSRARTNFLEATVVRIVGYFEDDFAELLGLQQEPQRRLLSVIAATRISQKLSEAPKELSFKASGRLWKLLKGVKYMRTFPEEPTALAVSSDGKRIVIGIGNALQVVDALTGRDINLTFGSLAAKITEVFLSNDGNRLLTHGRGDGNLILWDASSGRRIAPPWKISLGILDPIAFSPDGRFVISGHHSGKLRLWDAGTGAQIGPDWEGDGAGVRSVAFSNDGRYVISGDEKGQLSLWDASKGRHIKSVKGHSGNVTAIAFSPSATLLASGGADKQVRLWNPELTPLYEPLTENESFVTSVAFSPDGKRLVAVGLNSHVVEWDVSEKPSVIADHNSFAIVRAASFIPKTNGDIVTIGEDKTLRVWTNNNRFQFDEINVGSPGKVAAIAVSPNGDGMVFAAGKSLRYWDAAESQFLDSPAVHSGNINCVAFSPDGERIVSGSDDGTVLIWESRFKKVSHPLRFEQGASVTTCGFKVGSREVLTGGADGSLRVIGIGTDGTSLSRQFSDAEIRLLSEKDHEFLSSIVADATYPLNASVSADGRRIALFYGDRFDELPPLDDDGYNFLVASSNLDDFGVYRSIGHSKWVNVVAFSRNGKAIASASMDHVIRIWSDGSFLSRSVSIGKERDPWRAALDQIGGARSGFDLFHKDVIGAITFSEDGRFLASASHDKSARIWSMPKGELVGLPLDSGGRKLYSVAFDAPAKYLYAGSDDGIVLRWPVLEKWVDALCEKTPYNMSRQQWREWVSPEIEYKCQCPGLPIPPDDPKSNGKAELCPGKPAEPMSPLDRPPT; encoded by the coding sequence ATGTCCAACATCTTCCTCAGCCACTCCAGCGCCGATGAACGCGAGGCTGTCGCGCTCAAGCAGTGGCTGGCTGACAATGGCTGGAATGATGTCTTCCTCGACGTCGACCCGCAACGCGGTCTCGCAGCGGGCGAGCGCTGGCAGGAGGCGCTGCGCCGGGCAGCGGATCGCTGCGAGGCAGTGGTGTTCATCGTCTCGCCGGCCTGGGCCAAGTCGAAGTGGTGCCTGGCGGAATTCCTGCTGGCGAAGAGCCTACACAAGCTCATCTTCGGCGTCGTATTGAAGGACGTGCCAATCGGTGAGTTGCCGACCGAGATGACGGCCGAGTGGCAGTTGTGCCGCCTCGTAGGCGAAGGCAGCAGCGAGACGATCCGCTTCACCTACCGCGAGGCCACGGATCAAATCGGCTTCCTCGCCCAGGGCCTGTTGCGCCTACGCAATGGCCTGCACAAGGCCGGCCTCAGCGCCGATTTCTTCCCCTGGCCGCCGAAAGACGATCCCCAGCGTGCGCCCTACCGCGGCCTCGAACCACTGGAAGCCAGCGACGCCGCAGTGTTCTTTGGCCGCGACGTGGAAATCTTGCGCGGCCTCGATGCCCTGCGCGGCATGCGCGACGCCGGCGACAAACATCTTTTCATCATCCTCGGCGCCTCAGGCGCTGGCAAATCATCCTTCCTGCGCGCCGGCCTGCTGCCGCGCCTGGCGCGCGACGACCGGCACTTCTACCCGCTTGCGCCAATCCGGCCAGAGCACGAACCCCTCTTCGGCGAGCGCGGCCTAGCCCATGCGCTGCATCGCGCGCTGGCCGAACTGAAGCTTCCCGCCATCAATCTCGGCGACATCAAGGCACAGCTGCGGCAGGGGCCGGCTGTGCTGGCCGGCCTGCTGCGACAACTGCAGGACGCCCTGTGCGCCCGCCTGCTCGGCCTGCCCGAAGGCGCATCGCCGCCCACGCTCGTCCTGCCGGTGGATCAGGCCGAGGAACTGTTCAACCCCGATGCCAGCGACGAGGCGCGCGATTTCCTGCGCGTGATCGGCAGTGCCTTGCGCGAGAACGGCGTGGCGCCGCCGATCATCGTCGCCTTCACCATCCGCTCGGACCGCTACGAGCCGCTGCAAACCGCGCCCGAACTGGCCGGCATTCAAAGCGTCGTGTTCGACGATCTCAAGCCGATGCCGCCGACGCGCTTTCGTGAAGTGATCCTCGGCCCGGCGCTGCGAGCCTCGGCCGAGGGCAAGAGGCTCACGGTCGAGCACGAGCTGGTGGAGCGGCTGGTCGGCGAGTGCACTGAGGGCGGCGATGCGCTGCCGCTCTTGGGCCTCACCCTGGCGCGGCTGTTCCGCGACTACGGCGGCGACGGCGACCTGCGGCTGGACGAGTACCGAGCCATGGGTGGTCTGGAAGACATCGTCAAGACCGAGGCGGAATTCGTCCTTTCGGCCGACGAGGCGATACGCAAGCAGCAACTGGAATTGCTGCACTCGGCTTTCATCCCCTGGCTCGCCACCATCAACCCGCAGAACGACCAGCCGATGCGCCGCCTGGCGCGCCGTGCCGACCTGCCGGGGGGGGCACATCCCCTGATCGATGCACTCGCCAAGAAACGTCTGCTGCTTACCGACCGCCGCAACGGGGTAACGGTGATCGAAGTGGCTCACGAAGCTCTCTTACGTCAATGGGACGTGCTGACGACCTGGTTGGAGGCCGAGCGTGAGGATCTGAAGGACGCCGACGTGCTGGAACGGGCCGATCAGGCATGGAAGAAAAGTGGGCGCAAGGATGCCTGGCTGATGGAGGGAGAGCGGCTGGCGATTGCCGAGGCACTTGCGGCAAAACCAGGGTTCAGCAAGCGGCTCGATGAGTGTCAGGAATTCCTATTGGCATCACGGTGGCGAGAAAAAGCCAAGCATGACGAGGAGGAAAGGCATCGACGGGCGGAGTTGGAAGCAGCACAGCAATTGGCAGAGGAGCAGAAGATGCGCGCCGCGATCGAGGCACAAGCGCGGCTGGATGCAGAAGCGAACGCAGCGGGCTTACGGACGGGGCGCCGCAAATTGATCTGGGCGTTGGTAAGTGTTGCTCTTGCTGCGGTAGTTGCTGTCGGGATGTTCTCCCGGGCAAGGACCAACTTCCTGGAGGCAACGGTTGTTCGCATTGTTGGGTACTTCGAGGATGACTTCGCGGAGCTGCTAGGTCTGCAGCAGGAACCACAACGCAGGCTGCTCTCCGTCATCGCAGCGACTCGTATTTCCCAAAAATTGAGTGAAGCACCAAAAGAGCTGAGTTTCAAAGCATCAGGACGCCTTTGGAAACTGCTGAAGGGCGTAAAGTACATGCGGACCTTCCCGGAGGAACCGACTGCTTTAGCGGTTAGTTCGGATGGCAAGCGAATCGTGATTGGAATCGGCAACGCCCTTCAAGTAGTTGACGCCTTAACGGGCAGGGACATCAACCTGACGTTTGGTAGTCTCGCTGCAAAGATTACTGAAGTGTTTTTAAGCAATGATGGCAACAGGCTCTTGACCCATGGAAGGGGAGATGGGAACCTAATTCTCTGGGATGCTTCAAGTGGTAGACGTATTGCGCCACCTTGGAAAATTAGCTTGGGAATACTTGACCCCATCGCGTTTAGCCCCGATGGTCGCTTTGTGATTTCTGGGCACCACAGCGGCAAGCTTCGTCTGTGGGATGCCGGAACTGGTGCTCAGATTGGTCCGGATTGGGAAGGGGATGGCGCCGGGGTGCGAAGTGTGGCCTTCAGCAACGATGGACGATATGTAATATCCGGAGATGAAAAAGGGCAGTTGTCGCTCTGGGACGCCAGCAAGGGAAGGCACATCAAGTCCGTAAAGGGCCACTCAGGGAATGTGACAGCTATCGCATTTAGCCCTTCAGCTACGCTGCTAGCCTCGGGAGGGGCAGACAAGCAGGTTCGCCTCTGGAATCCGGAACTAACCCCACTCTATGAACCACTCACTGAAAACGAAAGCTTCGTTACTTCGGTTGCATTCAGCCCAGATGGGAAGCGACTGGTCGCAGTTGGACTAAATTCCCATGTAGTTGAGTGGGATGTATCGGAAAAGCCCAGCGTTATTGCTGATCACAATTCTTTCGCCATTGTTCGAGCCGCTTCTTTCATTCCCAAAACCAATGGAGATATCGTCACAATTGGAGAAGATAAAACACTGCGTGTCTGGACGAATAATAATAGGTTTCAGTTCGATGAAATCAACGTAGGGTCACCAGGAAAAGTCGCAGCCATTGCGGTCAGTCCAAACGGCGACGGAATGGTCTTTGCTGCAGGCAAATCTCTCCGATATTGGGATGCCGCCGAATCGCAGTTCCTTGACTCGCCCGCCGTCCATAGTGGCAACATCAATTGCGTCGCTTTTAGTCCGGATGGTGAGCGAATTGTTTCCGGAAGCGATGACGGAACCGTCTTGATCTGGGAGTCTCGCTTTAAGAAAGTGAGTCATCCTTTGCGTTTTGAGCAAGGAGCCTCCGTTACAACATGTGGGTTCAAGGTTGGCTCGAGGGAGGTATTGACGGGTGGCGCAGATGGAAGCCTGCGAGTCATTGGCATCGGTACCGATGGCACCTCGCTCTCGCGTCAATTCTCGGATGCAGAAATTCGTCTTCTTTCAGAGAAAGACCACGAGTTTCTCTCCAGTATTGTTGCTGACGCTACATATCCCTTGAATGCGTCGGTCAGTGCCGATGGCAGGCGGATCGCACTCTTCTATGGCGACAGATTTGATGAATTGCCGCCTCTCGATGACGATGGCTATAACTTCCTTGTTGCATCAAGCAATTTGGATGACTTTGGAGTTTACAGATCTATAGGCCACTCCAAATGGGTCAATGTTGTGGCGTTTTCAAGAAATGGGAAAGCGATCGCCTCTGCATCGATGGATCATGTGATTCGCATTTGGAGTGACGGCAGTTTTTTATCCAGGAGTGTATCTATCGGGAAAGAAAGAGACCCATGGAGAGCTGCTTTAGATCAAATTGGGGGAGCGCGCTCCGGATTCGACTTATTTCACAAGGATGTGATTGGCGCGATAACATTCAGCGAAGATGGGCGATTTCTTGCCTCGGCAAGCCATGACAAGTCAGCGCGCATCTGGAGCATGCCGAAGGGTGAATTGGTAGGCCTCCCACTCGACTCGGGTGGTCGCAAGCTCTATAGCGTGGCTTTCGATGCCCCGGCCAAGTACCTCTATGCGGGTAGCGACGACGGAATCGTGCTTCGCTGGCCCGTTCTCGAGAAATGGGTAGATGCGCTGTGTGAGAAGACGCCGTACAACATGAGCCGTCAGCAGTGGCGCGAGTGGGTGTCGCCCGAGATCGAGTACAAGTGTCAGTGCCCCGGCCTGCCAATTCCGCCGGACGATCCCAAATCGAACGGGAAGGCAGAGCTTTGCCCCGGCAAGCCCGCCGAACCGATGTCCCCCCTCGATCGCCCGCCCACCTGA
- a CDS encoding DUF1780 domain-containing protein, which produces MSDMQNAWRIERIQALKESLAFFSNPEKLNREKWVVRRLLQALRVCFKKEEMTEAQEPVDVAFRDAGFQVKELLDEGRRRNDEFRKRIAAAESAKDYSELIEHYTPKDIAFSEIVRRCSLYAEKLLKESKYGPRECKSIDLVCYFNWLDHDVVPPIDVPKKELAFRSLSIVSNRYCAVVYASPAATALLRDNVGKAVEYFDT; this is translated from the coding sequence ATGAGCGATATGCAAAATGCTTGGAGAATCGAACGCATTCAAGCCCTGAAAGAATCGCTAGCTTTCTTCAGTAACCCAGAAAAATTAAATCGAGAAAAATGGGTTGTCAGGCGCCTTCTTCAGGCGCTTCGTGTTTGTTTCAAAAAAGAGGAGATGACAGAGGCGCAGGAGCCCGTGGACGTCGCATTCCGTGATGCAGGTTTTCAAGTTAAGGAACTGCTCGATGAGGGACGCCGCAGAAATGACGAATTCAGAAAAAGAATTGCAGCAGCAGAGTCGGCAAAAGATTATAGCGAACTAATCGAACACTACACGCCAAAGGATATTGCGTTTTCTGAGATTGTGAGGCGCTGTTCTCTCTACGCTGAGAAACTCCTGAAGGAGTCGAAGTATGGACCCAGAGAATGCAAAAGCATTGACCTTGTTTGCTATTTTAACTGGCTGGACCATGATGTTGTGCCGCCGATTGATGTGCCAAAAAAAGAACTGGCCTTTAGGTCTCTTTCTATCGTGAGCAATCGTTACTGCGCAGTGGTCTATGCCAGCCCAGCGGCCACAGCTCTATTGAGAGATAACGTCGGTAAAGCTGTAGAGTATTTTGACACTTAG
- a CDS encoding uracil-DNA glycosylase, giving the protein MLNDNIGMNPGLPKLLGVDEAVAARMRELRAPHIAPLTAFVEKLRAEAGLGAQVPYFDPWDGGIEATTLFLLEAPGRKAVFSRFVSRDNPDETAKNFFELNVEAGIDRKRTVVWNAVPWYIGDGQRIRAATPKDLEAGLRPLPRLLALLPSVDTVVLVGRKAQKAARQFDRGRYAIFTCPHPSPMFVNRSPGNRGKILDVLRQVGLH; this is encoded by the coding sequence ATGTTGAATGACAACATCGGAATGAATCCCGGCCTCCCAAAGTTGCTTGGAGTTGACGAGGCAGTCGCCGCTCGAATGCGAGAGCTTCGCGCCCCACACATAGCTCCGCTGACCGCATTCGTTGAAAAGCTTCGGGCGGAAGCGGGTTTGGGAGCGCAGGTTCCCTACTTTGATCCGTGGGACGGCGGGATTGAGGCAACCACGCTATTTCTGCTTGAGGCTCCAGGACGTAAGGCGGTTTTCTCACGTTTCGTGTCCCGGGACAATCCAGACGAAACAGCGAAGAACTTCTTTGAGCTGAATGTCGAGGCCGGGATCGATAGAAAAAGGACGGTAGTCTGGAACGCTGTGCCCTGGTACATCGGCGATGGTCAGAGGATTAGAGCGGCCACGCCAAAGGATCTTGAGGCTGGATTGAGGCCACTTCCACGCCTATTGGCTTTGCTGCCAAGCGTAGATACGGTTGTTCTCGTCGGACGTAAGGCCCAGAAAGCGGCGAGGCAATTCGATAGGGGGAGGTACGCAATCTTCACCTGCCCGCATCCGAGCCCGATGTTCGTAAACAGGTCGCCGGGAAACAGAGGAAAGATTCTTGACGTACTCAGGCAAGTTGGCCTTCATTAA